A region of the Mesoterricola sediminis genome:
CCTTGTATAGGTGTGAGTCCCAGGCCGCCGGATTCTTGCGCCGGGGATGAGGTGGGATGACGGCTGTCGCACCCATGGCCTCGATCGCCTTCCATACCGGGTTCCCATCGTAGGCCCGATCTCCGGACACGTACTCTGCCTGCCAACCGCACAGCAATCCTTCAGCAGACCGGCTTTCATGGGCTTGCCCCGGAGTGACCAGGAAATCCAAAGGATTACCGTGGGCATCGCAGATCAAATGGATCTTGGTCGAGCATCCACCCCGAGATCGTCCGAGCGCCTGGTTCCAGAGCCCCCCCCTTTTGCCTGCTGAAGGTTGATGAGCGCGAATGATGGTGCCATCCAGCATGACCCACTCCAGGTCGGCTTCCTTGCGCAGGAACTCCAGGATCCTTTGCCACACGCCGCGCTTGGTCCAGGCCTCAAATCGCGTGTACACGCTTGTCCAAGGTCCAAATTCCTCCGGCAGGTCCCTCCACGGCGCCCCAGTCCTGTGCCTCCACAGGATCGCCTCCACCATGGGACGGTTGGGGTGACGGGATCGCCCCATCCCTCCACGCTCTGGCGGAAGGAGCGGTTCAAGCTTTGCCCACATGGCATCGGTCAGGAAACTTCTCGGCATC
Encoded here:
- a CDS encoding IS5 family transposase encodes the protein MPRSFLTDAMWAKLEPLLPPERGGMGRSRHPNRPMVEAILWRHRTGAPWRDLPEEFGPWTSVYTRFEAWTKRGVWQRILEFLRKEADLEWVMLDGTIIRAHQPSAGKRGGLWNQALGRSRGGCSTKIHLICDAHGNPLDFLVTPGQAHESRSAEGLLCGWQAEYVSGDRAYDGNPVWKAIEAMGATAVIPPHPRRKNPAAWDSHLYKARHAIEHGFAKLKQFRALATRFDKTARSFSAQVALACIVIWLRL